From Verrucomicrobiia bacterium, the proteins below share one genomic window:
- the cmk gene encoding (d)CMP kinase codes for MNLKLPALNKNPIVVAIDGTSASGKSTNAKVVAKALGYVYVDTGAMYRTLAWYCLQKQIDPHDEKAVGALCRKWKTSLECVNNQVHLLVDGYYPAREIRTAEASAAVSHVAAVPKVREWMKKKQQECIQFGNLVMEGRDIGTNVFPETDFKFYLDAELHERAKRRAAEGVNENLAARDQRDSQRASAPLMIALGAKVINNSHMTTEQTSNIIIEEVRKRLTEKNGAGV; via the coding sequence TTGAACCTTAAACTCCCCGCGTTGAATAAAAATCCGATAGTAGTAGCGATTGATGGAACGAGCGCCAGCGGCAAAAGTACCAATGCCAAGGTGGTCGCGAAGGCGCTCGGTTATGTGTATGTGGACACGGGCGCGATGTATCGTACGCTGGCGTGGTATTGCCTTCAGAAACAGATTGACCCACACGACGAAAAGGCGGTGGGCGCGCTTTGCCGCAAATGGAAGACTTCGCTGGAGTGCGTCAATAACCAGGTGCATCTGCTGGTGGATGGCTATTATCCGGCGCGCGAAATTCGCACGGCGGAAGCGAGCGCGGCGGTGTCGCACGTGGCCGCCGTACCGAAGGTGCGCGAATGGATGAAGAAGAAACAGCAGGAGTGCATCCAGTTCGGCAATCTCGTGATGGAAGGCCGCGACATCGGCACGAATGTTTTTCCGGAGACGGATTTCAAATTTTATCTCGACGCGGAATTGCACGAACGCGCGAAGCGCCGCGCCGCCGAGGGCGTGAATGAAAATCTGGCGGCTCGCGACCAGCGCGACAGCCAGCGGGCGAGCGCGCCCTTAATGATCGCGCTCGGCGCCAAGGTCATCAACAATTCGCACATGACCACCGAACAGACCAGCAACATCATCATCGAGGAAGTCCGCAAACGCCTGACGGAAAAAAATGGCGCCGGCGTTTGA
- a CDS encoding 3-phosphoshikimate 1-carboxyvinyltransferase produces the protein MPLPELIEIVPLNKPVKAEITVPGSKSITNRALILAALSHRKTILKGALWSEDTQVMVDCLRKLGFEIEVAPDPNEFCNRIITIQGTAGKIPNGGTIENPLELYVGNAGTAARFLSALVCLGCGVYRLFGVPRMHERPQAALFNALRELNYRIDSPNDKLPAVIHGAFRLKGKCRVSIEESSQFASALLLCANISGWEVEIIGENAEESPYIAMTSKLIAEFENVLEEFQIEPDASSASYFVGADRIAPGSEWADAPKVDSLLGCLQLLGSVPEIKEGGWQGEPRESELREKLVKQGDSAKVKAFDALRNWKGYSNIELRGMDSSSGYQIDARFHEFWPWREKISRLTDLGDSIMTGITLTSLGDKSIQFTDLGRLRVQECERVHALRTELTRCGGKVNEEGDTLTVYPARLHGAEVETYGDHRMAMCFAILGLKVPGIKIKDPACVKKTFPNFFQKLASAPPAGLGATILDALTRRPLTMDELFAD, from the coding sequence ATGCCACTACCTGAACTTATTGAGATTGTGCCGTTGAACAAACCGGTGAAAGCGGAGATCACTGTGCCGGGGTCGAAGAGTATCACCAATCGCGCGCTAATTCTTGCCGCGTTGAGCCATCGGAAAACGATTCTGAAAGGCGCGCTGTGGAGCGAAGACACGCAGGTCATGGTGGATTGTTTGCGGAAGCTTGGCTTTGAAATTGAGGTCGCGCCGGATCCAAATGAATTTTGCAATCGGATCATCACGATTCAGGGCACAGCCGGGAAGATTCCCAATGGCGGCACGATTGAAAACCCGCTTGAGCTTTATGTCGGCAATGCCGGGACGGCGGCAAGATTTTTGTCCGCGCTGGTTTGCCTGGGGTGTGGAGTTTACCGGTTGTTCGGTGTGCCGCGCATGCACGAGCGCCCGCAGGCGGCTCTGTTCAATGCGTTGCGAGAGTTGAATTATAGAATTGATTCGCCGAATGATAAGTTGCCGGCGGTCATTCACGGCGCGTTCCGGTTGAAAGGCAAATGCCGGGTGAGCATTGAGGAGAGTTCGCAGTTCGCATCGGCATTGCTGCTGTGTGCGAACATCAGCGGTTGGGAAGTGGAGATCATTGGCGAGAATGCGGAAGAATCGCCATACATTGCCATGACCAGTAAATTGATTGCTGAGTTTGAAAATGTGCTGGAAGAATTTCAGATCGAACCGGACGCTTCCAGCGCGAGTTATTTTGTGGGGGCGGATCGGATTGCTCCGGGCTCGGAGTGGGCGGATGCACCGAAAGTTGATAGCCTGCTTGGCTGCCTGCAACTGCTGGGATCGGTTCCAGAAATCAAGGAAGGCGGATGGCAAGGCGAACCGCGCGAGAGCGAATTGCGCGAGAAATTAGTGAAGCAGGGCGACTCGGCAAAAGTGAAAGCGTTCGATGCTCTGCGAAATTGGAAGGGCTATTCCAATATTGAACTGCGTGGAATGGACAGTTCGTCGGGTTATCAGATAGACGCGCGCTTTCACGAATTCTGGCCGTGGCGCGAAAAGATCTCCCGGTTGACGGATCTCGGTGACAGCATCATGACCGGCATCACGCTGACTTCGCTGGGCGATAAAAGCATCCAGTTCACTGACCTTGGCCGGTTGCGCGTACAGGAATGCGAGCGTGTCCATGCGTTGCGAACCGAGTTGACGCGCTGCGGTGGCAAGGTGAATGAGGAAGGGGACACGCTGACGGTTTATCCGGCGAGACTGCACGGCGCGGAAGTCGAAACATATGGTGATCATCGCATGGCAATGTGTTTTGCCATTCTGGGATTAAAAGTACCGGGCATCAAAATCAAAGACCCGGCGTGCGTCAAAAAAACTTTTCCGAATTTTTTTCAGAAACTCGCGTCGGCTCCGCCAGCGGGTTTGGGCGCGACCATTTTGGATGCGTTGACGCGAAGGCCATTGACGATGGACGAATTGTTTGCCGATTGA
- a CDS encoding prephenate dehydrogenase/arogenate dehydrogenase family protein, with product MHWQKITLVGVGLLGGSLGLAIKQRKLAAKVDGYVRRTVSIGEAESLGAVDHATRDLLRAVENADLVILCTPLGQLREVVEKMLPALKVGAIVTDVGSVKGSVVDELEPIVARAGAYFVGSHPMAGGEKTGVSAARADLFANAVCIVTPTLQSNKDAVGQVEELWKALGGRVLKISPSLHDDLVSRSSHLPHVVAAELANYVLSPAHPAEQATVCAAGFRDTTRIASGSPEMWRDIAIANRKNLARVLGVFIEDMQEFCLALEKCDVKAIEEFFEQAKHRRDQWRGSNSPE from the coding sequence GTGCACTGGCAAAAAATCACATTGGTCGGCGTTGGTTTGTTGGGCGGCTCGCTGGGGCTGGCCATCAAACAGCGCAAACTTGCGGCCAAAGTGGATGGTTATGTGCGGCGCACGGTGAGCATCGGCGAGGCGGAAAGCCTGGGCGCGGTGGATCATGCCACGCGAGATTTATTGCGCGCGGTGGAGAATGCGGATTTGGTGATACTTTGCACTCCGCTGGGGCAGTTGCGCGAGGTGGTGGAAAAGATGCTGCCAGCATTAAAAGTTGGCGCGATTGTCACGGACGTGGGGAGCGTCAAGGGCAGTGTGGTGGATGAACTGGAACCGATCGTCGCGCGGGCGGGAGCTTATTTTGTGGGAAGCCATCCGATGGCAGGCGGGGAAAAGACCGGTGTCTCGGCGGCGCGCGCGGATTTATTTGCCAACGCGGTGTGCATCGTTACGCCGACCCTTCAATCCAACAAAGACGCGGTGGGACAGGTGGAAGAATTGTGGAAGGCGCTCGGCGGGCGTGTGCTCAAGATCTCGCCTTCGCTGCATGACGACCTCGTGAGCCGGTCGAGTCATCTGCCGCATGTGGTGGCGGCGGAACTGGCGAATTATGTTTTGAGCCCGGCGCATCCAGCGGAACAGGCGACGGTTTGTGCGGCGGGTTTTCGCGACACCACGCGCATCGCTTCGGGTTCGCCGGAGATGTGGCGCGACATCGCGATTGCGAACCGCAAAAATCTAGCGCGCGTGCTCGGTGTGTTCATCGAGGACATGCAGGAATTCTGCCTGGCGCTGGAAAAATGCGATGTCAAGGCGATCGAGGAATTTTTCGAGCAAGCGAAACATCGCCGTGATCAATGGCGCGGTTCTAATTCACCTGAGTGA